Proteins encoded in a region of the Mycolicibacterium chitae genome:
- a CDS encoding 3-hydroxybutyryl-CoA dehydrogenase — METAVGVIGGGIMGCGIAEVAARSGCNVVLREVNQELVQAAERKLEVSLGTAVRKAKLSQTECDEIRGRIRFTDSMAEMADRDLVVEAVIESLPVKTEIFGQLGKIARPDALLATNTSSIPIMQVAAATERPERVVGLHFFNPAPVMPLVEIIACEVTSDETLRRAREFAADQLGKTTIRAKDRAGFVVNALLIPYLLSAIRMAEAGLASVEDIDQGMVGGCGHPMGPLALTDLIGLDTTMAVAESMYAETKERLYAPPALLMRKVEAGELGRKSGRGFFTYPKK, encoded by the coding sequence TTGGAAACGGCCGTAGGAGTCATCGGTGGCGGCATCATGGGATGTGGCATCGCGGAAGTAGCTGCTCGCAGTGGCTGCAATGTTGTGCTCCGCGAAGTCAATCAAGAGTTGGTCCAGGCGGCCGAGCGCAAGCTGGAGGTGTCCCTGGGTACTGCGGTACGCAAGGCGAAGCTCAGCCAGACCGAGTGCGACGAGATCCGGGGACGCATCCGCTTCACCGACAGCATGGCCGAGATGGCGGATCGGGATCTGGTGGTGGAGGCGGTGATCGAGAGCTTGCCGGTGAAGACCGAGATCTTCGGGCAGCTCGGCAAGATCGCCCGACCCGATGCGCTCCTCGCAACCAATACATCGTCCATTCCGATCATGCAGGTGGCTGCAGCCACGGAGCGACCCGAACGCGTTGTTGGCCTACATTTCTTCAACCCGGCGCCGGTGATGCCGTTGGTGGAGATCATCGCGTGCGAGGTCACCTCGGACGAAACACTGAGACGAGCACGTGAATTCGCTGCCGACCAGCTCGGCAAGACCACGATCAGGGCAAAGGACCGGGCAGGTTTTGTCGTCAACGCACTGCTGATCCCCTATCTGTTGTCGGCGATTCGCATGGCTGAGGCGGGTCTGGCGAGCGTTGAGGACATCGACCAGGGAATGGTCGGTGGCTGCGGCCACCCGATGGGTCCGCTGGCATTGACGGACCTGATCGGACTCGACACCACGATGGCGGTCGCGGAGTCGATGTATGCCGAAACCAAAGAGCGGCTCTACGCTCCCCCAGCGCTGCTGATGCGCAAGGTGGAGGCCGGCGAACTCGGCCGAAAGTCCGGTCGGGGGTTCTTCACCTACCCCAAGAAGTAG
- a CDS encoding CAP domain-containing protein, translated as MRTKRRIVAVSSMCPAVFLVVGALAGSPAHADEALLQGVNGLRPGCPPIVADPRLSAAAQRHANDMLATGVGGHAGSDGSSPRARITAAGYTAPGSTGEIVFWGTGAAANSASALDWWMNSPPHRALIVNCAFTAAGVATARNGTKLTAVVEFGTG; from the coding sequence ATGAGAACGAAGCGCAGGATCGTCGCCGTCTCCTCGATGTGCCCCGCCGTTTTCCTCGTCGTCGGCGCCCTGGCCGGCTCCCCCGCCCATGCCGATGAGGCGCTGCTGCAGGGCGTCAACGGGTTGCGCCCGGGGTGCCCGCCGATCGTTGCCGATCCGCGGTTGAGCGCCGCGGCGCAGCGACACGCCAACGACATGTTGGCGACGGGGGTGGGCGGTCACGCCGGTTCGGACGGTTCTTCGCCGCGCGCCCGGATCACCGCCGCAGGCTACACCGCACCGGGATCCACCGGCGAGATCGTTTTCTGGGGCACCGGGGCGGCCGCCAACTCGGCCTCGGCTCTCGACTGGTGGATGAACAGCCCGCCGCACCGCGCACTGATCGTCAACTGTGCGTTCACCGCTGCCGGTGTCGCCACCGCCCGCAACGGCACCAAGCTGACCGCCGTCGTGGAGTTCGGGACGGGATAG
- a CDS encoding TspO/MBR family protein, which translates to MRIKTLGATAAAVGATAIVGGAATSRDVNSPWYARLRKPSYQPPPKVFPIVWPLLYTDLALVSTDTIDHLADTGEEQAARSYSAALGLNLVLNAGWSWVFFNRHRPGLAALTAGALTASSLDLTRRAVQTRGVRGGPLAAYPAWCAFATVLSTHIWWLNCRR; encoded by the coding sequence ATGCGGATCAAGACCCTTGGCGCGACCGCGGCGGCGGTGGGAGCGACGGCGATCGTGGGCGGCGCGGCCACCAGTCGCGACGTGAACTCCCCGTGGTACGCGCGGCTGCGTAAGCCGAGCTATCAGCCGCCCCCGAAGGTGTTCCCCATCGTCTGGCCGCTCCTCTACACCGACCTCGCGCTGGTCTCCACCGACACCATCGACCACCTGGCCGACACCGGCGAAGAACAGGCCGCACGCTCGTACAGTGCCGCGCTGGGACTCAATCTGGTGCTCAACGCGGGCTGGTCCTGGGTGTTCTTCAACCGGCACCGCCCCGGGTTGGCGGCGTTGACCGCCGGGGCGCTGACCGCCAGCAGCCTCGACCTGACGCGGCGCGCGGTGCAGACCCGTGGCGTGCGCGGGGGGCCGCTGGCGGCGTATCCGGCGTGGTGCGCGTTCGCCACCGTGCTGTCCACCCACATCTGGTGGCTCAACTGCCGGAGGTGA
- a CDS encoding NAD-dependent epimerase/dehydratase family protein, whose protein sequence is MGASGNVGACVTRHLVARGDDVRVLLRKSSSTKGIDGLDVETRYGDIFDAEAVTAAMRDRDVVYYCVVDVRAELRDPRPLFRTNVEGLRRVLDIASQANLQRFVFLSTIGAIAVGRNGETVDEDTPFNWADQGGSYIESRRQAEQLVLSQARERGLPAVILNVSNPYGPPDWQPRQGLFVKLAALGKMPFYIRGVGSEVVGIDDAAEAMLLAADRGRVGERYIVSERYMTQREMLTIAAEAVGATPPRFGIPMAPVRVLGRVVETFGRLTGREVPITSTSIRLMRLTSPADHGKATRELGWRPTPTEQSIRRAAEFHVARSGR, encoded by the coding sequence ATGGGCGCGAGCGGCAACGTGGGCGCCTGCGTCACCCGCCATCTGGTCGCCCGTGGCGACGACGTGCGCGTGCTGCTGCGGAAATCCAGTTCCACCAAGGGCATCGATGGTCTCGACGTGGAGACCCGCTACGGCGACATCTTCGACGCCGAGGCGGTCACGGCGGCGATGCGGGACCGCGACGTCGTTTATTACTGCGTGGTCGACGTGCGCGCCGAACTGCGCGACCCGCGCCCGCTGTTCCGTACCAATGTCGAGGGCCTGCGCCGCGTGCTGGACATCGCGTCCCAGGCGAACCTGCAGCGCTTCGTCTTCCTCAGCACCATCGGCGCCATCGCGGTGGGCCGCAACGGCGAGACCGTCGACGAGGACACCCCGTTCAACTGGGCCGACCAGGGCGGCTCCTACATCGAATCGCGCCGGCAGGCCGAACAACTCGTGCTATCCCAGGCGAGAGAGCGCGGACTGCCGGCGGTCATCCTCAATGTGTCCAACCCGTACGGGCCACCGGATTGGCAACCGCGCCAGGGCCTTTTCGTCAAGCTGGCGGCCCTGGGCAAGATGCCGTTTTACATCCGCGGTGTGGGATCCGAGGTGGTCGGCATCGACGACGCGGCCGAGGCGATGCTGCTGGCCGCCGACCGCGGGCGGGTGGGGGAGCGCTACATCGTCTCGGAGCGCTACATGACCCAGCGTGAAATGCTCACCATCGCAGCCGAAGCCGTCGGCGCCACGCCGCCCCGGTTCGGCATCCCGATGGCCCCCGTGCGCGTCCTGGGACGGGTCGTGGAGACCTTCGGGAGGCTCACCGGTCGCGAGGTCCCGATCACCAGTACCAGCATCCGACTCATGCGACTGACCTCACCGGCCGACCACGGCAAGGCCACCCGGGAACTGGGGTGGCGGCCCACGCCCACCGAACAGTCCATCCGGCGCGCCGCCGAGTTCCACGTCGCGCGCAGCGGTCGGTGA
- a CDS encoding DUF309 domain-containing protein encodes MADRDRDELGKARNLRPRDELGRPLPYGAEGVPRIPDDLILPPAETLTYAQDLLDRGLAFNAHEVLEAAWKNAPEAERRMWQALAQFAVGITHIQRGNPAGAVTVLRRATGGLEQTAVSDAHGVDADGLIRHGRGLIEDLLQGNDIADERLRPALRPNSTA; translated from the coding sequence ATGGCGGATCGTGATCGCGACGAACTCGGCAAGGCGCGCAATCTGCGGCCGCGCGACGAACTCGGCCGCCCGCTGCCCTACGGCGCCGAGGGCGTTCCGCGGATACCGGACGATCTGATCCTGCCGCCCGCCGAGACGCTGACCTACGCCCAGGACCTGCTGGACCGCGGGCTGGCGTTCAACGCCCACGAGGTCCTCGAGGCGGCCTGGAAGAACGCGCCCGAGGCCGAGCGGCGGATGTGGCAGGCGCTGGCGCAGTTCGCCGTCGGCATCACCCACATCCAGCGCGGGAATCCCGCGGGCGCCGTCACCGTCCTGCGGCGCGCAACCGGCGGGCTCGAGCAGACCGCGGTGTCCGACGCCCACGGCGTGGACGCCGACGGGCTGATCCGGCACGGTCGCGGCCTCATCGAGGATCTGCTGCAGGGCAACGACATTGCCGACGAGCGGCTGCGGCCGGCTCTGCGGCCGAACTCGACGGCATAG